Proteins encoded together in one Anaerobranca gottschalkii DSM 13577 window:
- the csx2 gene encoding TIGR02221 family CRISPR-associated protein has protein sequence MAKVLITIIGTGNPINRSYKPALYKIGDKEYETEFIAKALVQHYQIDKIFMLGTAKSMWEEVYLSFSKEEDQDKMLSRAGKIEEKIKKGGYDKCLIDEGDLKLISNTIEEYLGYQGSKCYLLKYGLNDQEIMENFNVFLEIEKELNDGDEIYLDITHSFRSLAIFQYMMINFAENVSKKDIKIKGIFYGMLDVYGQILKILKKLYYY, from the coding sequence GTGGCAAAGGTTTTAATTACTATTATAGGAACAGGAAATCCTATTAATAGATCTTATAAACCGGCATTGTATAAAATAGGGGATAAAGAATATGAAACAGAATTTATTGCCAAAGCTTTAGTACAACATTATCAAATAGACAAAATTTTTATGTTAGGAACAGCAAAATCGATGTGGGAAGAGGTTTATTTATCCTTTTCAAAGGAAGAAGATCAAGATAAAATGCTGTCACGGGCAGGAAAAATAGAAGAAAAAATAAAAAAAGGTGGATACGATAAATGTCTAATTGATGAAGGGGATCTGAAATTAATTAGCAATACCATTGAAGAGTATTTAGGGTATCAGGGATCAAAGTGTTATTTATTGAAGTATGGTTTAAATGACCAAGAGATTATGGAAAATTTCAATGTGTTTTTAGAAATAGAAAAAGAATTAAATGACGGTGACGAAATTTATTTGGATATTACCCATTCTTTTCGTTCACTAGCCATATTCCAATATATGATGATAAATTTCGCTGAAAATGTATCTAAAAAGGATATTAAAATTAAAGGAATTTTTTATGGCATGTTAGATGTATATGGTCAAATATTAAAAATTTTAAAAAAATTATACTACTATTAA
- a CDS encoding MerR family transcriptional regulator, protein MKEVLELLQISRPTLTKYVKEGLIKVSVLPNGRYDYDKDSVYKLFNKFANYQIRQKFCKEGKYISYNQMDKLLKQEGMDNDYRNMP, encoded by the coding sequence ATCAAGGAAGTATTAGAATTATTGCAAATATCAAGACCTACTCTAACAAAATATGTAAAAGAAGGCTTAATAAAAGTAAGTGTTCTACCTAATGGTAGATATGATTATGACAAAGACAGTGTATATAAATTATTTAACAAATTTGCAAACTATCAAATAAGGCAAAAATTTTGTAAAGAAGGCAAATATATCTCTTATAATCAAATGGATAAACTATTAAAACAAGAAGGAATGGATAATGATTACAGAAATATGCC